CGGGGGCACCGCCACATTGAGCTGTTCGACCTCGAGACGGAGCAATTCACCTCGGTTACCTCTCTCCTCAACCCGGAGCTGCACCACTACAACCCATTCTTCTCGCCGTCCGGCGAGCGCCTCGGGTACCACCGCTTCCGCGGCGCGGGCGCGCCGGGCGACTCGCTGATCCCGTACCTGCAGCCGGTGCGCAGCCCGGTGAGCTCCATCCGCATGCTCCGCGTGCACGGCTCCTTCCCGTCCTTCTCGCCGGACGCGAAGTACTTGGCCCTCAACGGCGACTTCTTCAAGTCCCCCGGCGTGACGATCCTCCGCGCCGACGGCTCCAAGCGATGGGTGCTCGCCAAGCAGCCCAACCTGTTCTACACCTCGTGGAGCCCCAGCGAGAGCGGGGTGGTGTTCACCTCCGCTGGCCCAATCTTCGAGACCCCGAAAGCGACGGTCCGGGTGGCGCGCATCGAGTTCGACACGAGCGACCTCACCGACGACCGCGGCGACGTCGACGTGGCCGTGAAAGAGCTGACCCGGCCGGAGGCAGGCAACGACGCGTTCCCGGCGGTGTCGCCGTGCGGGCGGTGGGTGGTGTTCCGGTCCGGCCGGTCGGGCCACAAGAACCTCTACATCGTCGACGCGGCGCGCGGGGAGGAGACGATACGGAGGGTCACCGAGGGCGAGTGGATCGACACGATGCCGAGCTGGTCGCCGGACGGGAAGCTGATCGCGTTCTCCTCCAACCGGCACGAGCCGGCCAACGCCGCCGTGTTCAGCATCTACCTGATGCGGCCGGACGGGACAGGGCTGCGGCGGGTGCACGTGGCCGGGCCGCCGGGGAGCGCGGAGGCGGACAAGGAGCGGATCAACCACGTGTGCTTCAGCCCGGACGGCGAGTGGCTGCTCTTCACGGCCAACCTGGGCGGCGTCATGGCCGAGCCCATCTCGGGACCGAACCAGTTCCAGCCGTACGGCGACCTGTACGTGTGCCGGCTCGACGGCTCCGGTGTGCTCAGGCTCACCAGCAACGCCTACGAGAACGGCACGCCGATGTGGGGGCCGGCGCTGGGCGTGGAGTCGCTGTCGCTGGGCGCTCCCGCCGCGGACGATTCGCTGGGCGAGTTCGACGAGCCGCTTTGGCTCAGCTGCGACGTGTGAGGGGCAGGGATGGTCGTCGATTGATGGGTGCAGCCACGGCGGTTTCGGGTGGCTTCGGTCGATAATAATTTAATAGTGGTGCGAATGATCCTCATTCTGGTTGATGGTGTTGTCAGACGTTTTGTATTGTTGCTAAGTAATAAAACCAAGTGCTTGTGTGGAATCCACTATGTGTTGTCAGCTAAAGTAGTGACACTGATAAGGGTCGACGTATGTACTTCTGCCTGAAGACTCGGTCGGACCACGAGTTTTTCTCGTCTTTCTCCTAAAGCCGATGCAGAATTTGTTGGTCGGCATGTAACCATCGATCAATGTTAAGAGTAGttattatggtatacgacttctagtccaaatcagttttgtacccctatcccaagtcggtttgtaccctttTATATActttgtatgccgcaccaaatcatcaacaagcaacagttttattcagctttcatggtatcagataccggtcctagggtttagggtatggctctgccaacgccaccatcgccgccgccgcccggctacttcgagcgccgggccgcactcatcgccaaggctgccaacgccgcggccgcttctctctcggccctcaccatagctccacaaaactaccctgcacccatcctcgccgcaccaatatctcttgctgacacaatctccgacgtctgcccctacatccccatagttcttgatctcgccgcccacaactactaccattggagacatctcttcgatctccacctcggccgctgcaacctgcgctcgcatgtcgccgccaactgtcttccccgccccgacgatccgcaatggttgaaagacgatctcgcgatcgtccagtggttctacacccgcatcaccaccgagatcttcaacatgctcgatcacgacggcgccaccgctgccaacatctggcactccctccgtcagctcttccaaagcaacaccgacgctcggaaaaacgctctccacaccgagcttcgcaatatggtgcaaggagacgccccggtgaacctgttctgccagcgcgttaagaccattggtgatgagctccgcgaactcggcgatacagttagcgactcacagctaatcaatatcgtcgtcgtcggcctcagcgaagactttgacaagcaagcctcgttcataccgatgatacggccccctcctaccttcgctgaagttcgttccttgctacaactcgcggcggaagCACAaactcgcaaggactctcgccccaaggtctttcatgctgcggctcatcctcctctgtcgtctacaccagcgccgccttccaggccggctcc
This region of Triticum aestivum cultivar Chinese Spring chromosome 2D, IWGSC CS RefSeq v2.1, whole genome shotgun sequence genomic DNA includes:
- the LOC123051922 gene encoding tol-Pal system protein TolB — translated: MEPGREPTGTIVFASVGVTSFGFDVFSVAAPQTPESASAAGLAELRHTDGVSVNFNAQFADDGGEEVAFVSERTGSAGLFLCRPGSERAVPLPAVEGSLFHDRPTVRGGRLYFVSAHEKPAAWFRSWAAVYATDLASKGTVRVTPQGVADMSPALSASGQLLAVASYGERPWAFDFHELETEVAVFRAADPARRVVVAARGGWPTWHGEGTVFFHRIADDGWWSVFRVDISPETRQPRGAETRVTPPGVHCFTPAAAGSGCRWIAVATRRKGRGHRHIELFDLETEQFTSVTSLLNPELHHYNPFFSPSGERLGYHRFRGAGAPGDSLIPYLQPVRSPVSSIRMLRVHGSFPSFSPDAKYLALNGDFFKSPGVTILRADGSKRWVLAKQPNLFYTSWSPSESGVVFTSAGPIFETPKATVRVARIEFDTSDLTDDRGDVDVAVKELTRPEAGNDAFPAVSPCGRWVVFRSGRSGHKNLYIVDAARGEETIRRVTEGEWIDTMPSWSPDGKLIAFSSNRHEPANAAVFSIYLMRPDGTGLRRVHVAGPPGSAEADKERINHVCFSPDGEWLLFTANLGGVMAEPISGPNQFQPYGDLYVCRLDGSGVLRLTSNAYENGTPMWGPALGVESLSLGAPAADDSLGEFDEPLWLSCDV